TAAAGCGTGAAATTACCAAACAAATGCTGCTTTTTACCAAGAATGCTTTGCATATCATTATTTAATGTATGCTTGTCAGTAAGAAGTGCTTTAACACTTGGCGCAATACGAAGTTCACTCGCTAGTCTATCGATATAGTGAGTTGATAAACCTAGTGCATCCGTTAGCAAAGTAGTTTGCTCACCATTTTTCCAATAAATGACAAATACACCTGCCAAAATATCGTTTAATACGCTTGGTCCGTGTTCAACAATGTCTTTAGCAAGTAAAGCAAGCGGGTTTAACTTTTGTTTATAGATAAACCAACCTGAAGCAATAAATACTTGCTCTTGATATATCTCTATCGGCGGAGTCGACCAAGCATTGGTATCGTAAATCAAATAACCTTGGGCTATATTTTCAGGAAATTTATATAGCTTGCTATTGTCGGACATTGCAGCAAAAGAAGCCGGTAATGACTTTGGATCGCAATTTAAATACATGCCACGCATTTTATTTATCCTTATGACGCTGCATTTGTATTAACAGACGTACGTTGTTGACGTCGTTGTAGGTAGGCTTCAAGAGGCTTTTTACCAAACACCGCCCCAACCAGTAATTTGACTATTACGCGTGGGTTTAATAACTTTAACTTTAAAGCATGGGTGTATTTTTTTATTGCCATCATTCGGTTACCGCTACGTAACTCAAAGTCTGCCAAACTTTCGAACTGTCTTGATAAGCCAGTATTTAAGCCAAGGTGAAGATACTCTGCCTCGTATTTATCTATAATTGCACGATGACCATTCGCTTTTGATACCGGGTTACATGAAATACCATCATCAGCAAGTTGGTACGTAATAAGTGCTTCGGCTAAGTGAATTGCAGGGTATTTTTTTGATAAACGTAGTAGTAAATCATAGTCTTGCATGCTTGGTAGACTGTTATCAAAGCCTTCAACATCGCGGATAGCATCCGTTGCAATTAATAAGACGGATGTGCAAATACCATAACCTTGATTTAGTAACGATTCGTATAAGTTATCCGCTCCAAGGCAGCCAAAGTACTTTTTCCAGCCTTGATACTCTAAATACATATCGGAATAACAAATAGCTGCATTGCTTTTCTCTAATGCGTCGATTTGTTGTTCAAGTTTAGTTTGTAGCCACAGGTCATCATCATCTAAAAATGCTACATATTCGCCTTGCGCAAAATCAACACCGGTATTGCGCGCTTGGCAAGCTCCTTTGTTCGCACTATGGCGAATATATTTAATTCGCTGTTCATCAGCATATTGTTCCATTACAGCTTCGGTTTGGGCACGCGCATTGCTACTAGGATCATTATCATCAACAATCACTATTTCCCAGTTCTCATAGCTTTGAGCCTGTACACTTGCGATTGCTTTAGGTAATGCATGCGCACGTTTGTACGTTGGTATGATGACAGTAATTAATTTATTCATTTTAAAAGCCTAGGTAATATATCGCGCTTACTTATTTCGGTAACCATCGTAATAAGTAATATCTGTTTCGCTATAGTGCTTAAAGGTTAAGAAGTAATCTAACCCTTTGTTTTCTATCGGATGTCTATGTATTTCATCTTGATAAAAAAAGTTACTTTCATTAATCAGGAGCACATAAGAAAATGCGGCCATATGAAAAGCGATAACTAAAAATAAAAAGGTGCCTGTTATTATTTTGGGTGTTATGTACTGAAATGCTAACAACATTAAAGGGGCATACAAAAGATACAACGGCAATAAAATGCGATGTAACTCATCACCTATAAAAAACAGCGCAATAAAGCTGAGCAATGTCAAAAAGCTCATCATATTAAATAATCGAATATACGTTGGGCTTGTTGTTTTTATATAGCCAGGTAATGCGATAATCGTGACGAAAATAAAAAACAACAAAGAAGGTAGTTTTGAAAAACTAGGTTCAAAAACTAAACGCGTTAAAATTTTATTAATCATGTAATGATTAATAACAGAACCTACCCCTTTAATTGCTAACACCCCAAAAATTGCTGCAAAAACAAACCCTAAGATCAACAAGATTAATTGTTCAATGTTCCAACGTCTATTTAAATGCTTACTAAAAATAAGCAAAGGGAGTAGTAAAAAGCTTGTTGAAAAGTGCATTAAACTTCCTAAGAAAAAAATGGCTATGCCATGTTTCTTATTCGTTTGTGAGTACCAAATTCCATAGAGTAAAATTGGCACAGCCATACACGCTCTGATCAAGTGCCACTGACTTTGAAAGAACTTATAAAAAAATACAATCATTAAAAAGCACAACAGTGGGCTAGGATTATCAACTAACTTACAAAATTTCCAAATTAACAGGTAGGTAACCGCTAGCGTTGTAAAGTAGTAAAGGAATGAGTGATTATTAGTTAGGCTCGCTACAACCCAGCTATATAAAGCAAACAAGAAATCTGCATGCTTTGCATACAGTAATGAGGTGGGTAACATACTAGAAAAGCTGCTATAACGCTCATAAGCCATTAAGTAAGAGGGCATATCATCTGCTCCCCCCCAAAGATAGCCTATATGACGCGAAGCGATCAGCACAGATAACGAGAACACAACAAAAAAGACGATTGCACTATCAAGCTTGGTTTTTTGTACTGCAAAGGCGTAAATAAATACGCCTGCAACCCAAGCTAAAAATGGCAAAAATAACCAGCCTGCAAGCAACAGGCAGCCAGTGATTAATAGCTTGGTATTTACTACTTGCTGTTGTTGTTCAGCAAAGCAGAGAGAGTCGTCAGCGTTCAAGTTATAACCTTATCACTTTGGCTTAATCACCTTTGTGCTGACGATTATTAATACGAACAAAATGTAGCAATAAGATGCTTACACAAACAAAGAACCCTGAAAAAATAGCACCAAGAATACAAATAACCGCTCTGTTAGGAGATGACTTTCGTTCTTCAATGATAGGACTTTCAATAATCTTGAACGCAAAATCCTTACGAACCTCGGCAAGTAACATTGCTTTGGTTTGCTCTTCTACAATTGTGTAGAATACGTTTTGCATTTCGGCTACGTTGGTTTTTGATAGCTGTTCATTTAAGTACTTTATGCTTTCTTTTTTCTCAGCTATTTCACGCTCTCTAACCGATTTGTTAATCAATGCAACGATATTTTCTACATACTGCTTAGAAATGCGAGGGTCGATATGCTCAAATGAAATTTTAACTAAACCATTTACTTTGTCTTGTTGTACAGAAAGCTTTTTAAGTAGTCTCTCATATGTTTCGAACATTGAAGGTTCTAGACTTTCTTTTGTCTCTTCGTCTACTTTCCATTTTCCGTCGCTATAAAGCGCAGGATCGATTACCAGCTGCTGAGAATCTCTATTCCATTCTTTTACAGCGAATAAATTCACTTTTACGTTATTTTGCTCAATAAATTTATATAGAAAGTCTTTTGATTTGATGATCTCTAAATACACAGCAGTGTCATCACCAGCACCACCTAAATTGATACCTGCAACACTTGCTAAGCTACCCAACTGCCCTAGTGATGCTAAGGCACCACTTTCTTGCTGCTTTTGCGGCGCTAACAGTACCGTCGACTTATACATATTTGGCAAGGTTAACGAGTAAGCTAAAATTGCTGCACTAAAAACGATTGATAAAAATATGATTAACCACTTTTTGTTCCAAAGTACTAACCAAAGCTCAATCAGATCAAAGGGCTTTTGTGAACTTACGTTCTGATTTACAGTGCCTGTCATTGCGCTTTCCCTGCTGCCAATTTTAATAAATACTGACCATAACTTGTTTTACTTAAAGCTTGCCCTTGCTCTATTAAAGACTCTTTAGTGATCCACCCCTGCTTATAAGCAATTTCTTGCAGACAGGCTATTTTGAAGCCTTGGCGCTTTTCAACTGTTTGTACAAAGAGCGACGCCTCCATCAGACTATCGTGCGTGCCTGTGTCTAGCCATGCAAAGCCTCGCCCTAGCACTTCAACTTTAAGGCGGTTTTCGTCTAAATATGCTTGGTTAATTGCTGTAATTTCTAACTCACCACGAGCTGAAGGAGTGACCTTTTTGGCTTTTTCAATAACTGAGTTATCGTAAAAATACAATCCTGTTACTGCATAGTTAGATTTGGGCTCTAACGGTTTTTCTTCAATTGAAATACCATTAAAGTTTTCATCTACTTCAACAACCCCAAACCTTTCAGGGTCGTTTACTTGATATGCAAAAATACATGCTTCTTGGTCAAGTTTTGCATGGGCTTTTAACTTTGGTGAAAAGTTAGAACCATAAAAAATATTATCACCCAAAATGAGGCAAACGTTATCGTCGCCAATAAATTCTTCACCAATAATGAAAGCTTGTGCTAGGCCTTCAGGTTTTGGCTGTACCTCGTAGCTCAAATTGATACCAAAACGGCTGCCATCACCTAATAGAGTTTTAAACTGCGCTTGATCTTGAGGTGTAGTAATGATGAGTATATCTTTAATTTCAGCAAGCATTAGCACCGATAATGGATAGTAAATCATCGGTTTATCGTAAATCGGTAATATTTGCTTAGAAACACCTTGAGTTATCGGGTGTAAGCGTGAACCACTACCACCGGCAAGTATGATGCCTTTTGTTTTGCGTAATGATGAATTGTCATTGTTCATTTGTGAATTACTCATTTCCATACTTCATTTAATGGTCAGTTCTGAGCGCTTAGGTATGCTTACTTTACACTCAACTTTCTTTATCGAAACGTCCAATTTAGGCTGCAAAAGCTAGCAATTATTCTTCGGCTGCACCTAGTCGCTCACGTTGATATGAGCCATCCTGAACATTTTGGCACCAATCTAGATTGTCTAAATACCATTGCACTGTTTTTCGAATACCAGACTCAAACGTTTCTTGAGGTGTCCAATTTAGTTGGTCAGCAATTTTAGCTGCATCGATTGCATAACGACGGTCATGGCCAGGACGGTCTGTAACATAGGTGATTAGTGAAGCATACCCTTCTGCTAAATCTTTACTTGGTGCTAACTCATCTAACAAACTACAAATAGTTTTTACTACTTCAAGGTTTGTTTTTTCGTTATGTCCACCAATGTTGTATGTTTCACCTACTTTACCTTCACTCGCAACGGTGTATAAAGCACGCGCGTGATCTTCAACAAATAGCCAATCTCTAATTTGTGACCCATCACCGTAAATAGGTAATGCCTTGCCTTCTAACGCATTTAAAATGACTAGTGGGATCAGCTTTTCAGGAAAATGAAACGGGCCATAGTTATTCGAGCAGTTGGTAACAACGACAGGTAAACCATAAGTGCGGTGCCACGCTCTCACTAAATGATCAGAGCTTGCTTTACTGGCAGAATAAGGGCTACTAGGCGCATACGATGTTTGCTCTGTAAATAAAGGCAAACCTGAGCTATTTTCTACATCATCTGGATGAGGTAAATCACCATAAACTTCATCTGTCGAAATATGGTGAAATCTAAAGGTTTGTTGCTTATTGGTATCTAAGCTTGCCCAATAACCTCGTGCTGCGTCAAGTAGGGTATATGTACCAACAATATTTGTTTGAATAAATTGGCCAGGCCCATCAATTGAACGATCAACATGCGATTCTGCAGCTAGGTGCATTATAATATCAGGCTGATATGATTGGAAAAGTGAGTCGACAGTTGCACGATCACAAATGTCACCTTGAATGAAGGTATAACGTTCGTTATTTTCTACGCTTTTAAGTGACTGTAAATTTCCAGCATATGTGAGCTTATCTAGGTTTATAACTTTATGCGCTGTTTCGTTTATTAAAAAACGTACCACGGCACTTCCAATAAACCCTGCACCACCTGTTACTATAATCGTTTTCATCCACACCCTTTTTAACTAAATTAATTAGCTTTTCAACAGCAGCGAATTATCGCAAATATACAGCCTATTTGCTATAACCTGCAGATTTTTTGCCGCTTTCTAACTGTTCTAAATACAATTCTAACGTTAATAAACTGCCTATTTTTTCAGGGCGAATTGAGTCGTCCATTGCAAAGAACTTGGATAGAATTTTATTAACTTGGTCATTGCCAATTAATGTTGCGACTCGGCTATTTGGCATACATAACATATCTGTAAGATACTGCTTAAATTGCGTTTCTCTGAGCCAAGTGTCGTAGGCTACATAGTGTCTCTTAGGGGCAATTGAGCGATATAGCTTGCGTGCCACTCTTTCAAACAAAGAACCTTTTATTAGCTTTACTAATTGTTGCTTAACTGGATTTACCTTTGGCTCAACTTGATTTTCGGTCAATGAAATTGGTTTTCCTGTTTGTTGCCAAGGGATCGCTGCAAAATAGTCAGGATAATAACGTAACAACATTGCGTGGTATAACTTACCATTACGTCTAAAGCTTTCTGGTAGAGAATAAAGAAACTCAACCAAATCGTTATCCATAAACGGTTTAAGGTTATGTAACTGATGACTCAATAAATCACTTCCAGCGCCAATAAAGCGTACTCCGCGATTATAGATAAGCACTGGATCATCATTTTCATGTGTAAAGTAGTCATGATCAATGTTTGCATGTTGAACATGCTTAGTGTAGCGAGTTGCAATTCTTTTCTGCTTTGAGATTGTTGCTTGCGACTCAGGGAATAAATAGCTCCCGCCAAAAGTCACATCACCTAAATAACCATTGAGTAAATAATTAGACTCTTGCGCAATCAACTCTACAGAGCTAAGTGCATGCATGTGTAAAATATTCTTTAAGCCATCAGTCAACCAAACACCACGTTCTCTGCCAGAGAACCAATTGCTTTGATCAATTGCAACCAACTGGTTAGATACCCCTGCGAAATCTGCCACTTGTTTGGCTATAACGGCGTCATCACAGCTTGGTTCACCAAAGGTAAATGTTTTAATTTCGCCTTTATAATGCTGCTTGGCTCCTGCTAGTAAAACTCTAGAGTCAAGGCCTCCGCTTAGCGTGATCGCTAATTTAGGCTGTTTTACCACACTCATACATCGAGCCATACTAGCATCAAAAAGCTGATAAGATTTATCAACAGCCTCATCAAACGAGATGTCATTTAGTGGTTTAATCTCTGACCATTGCCAATAGAGTTGCTGCTGATAGTGTTCTGCTTGGGTATTAATAGTGACTAATGTTGCCGCTGGCACACGTCGTATATTCTTAAATAAAGTTTGCTCACCAAGCATGTGCCCTACATCAACATAGGTATCTAAAGCCGACTGATCGATCTCTTGTGTGTAGTCTGGGTGCAGTAGTATGGCTTTTGGCTCACTTGCAAACCCTTTTATACGATCACCTTCAACCCATAGGTAAAGTGGTTTAATACCGAAGCGATCTGTTGCCAAATGAAGTGCTTGTGTTTGTTTATCATATACCGAAAAAACAAAGTAACCATTTAAGCCATGACAAAACTCAAGTAGGTTATCAATTAGGTACTGCTCGCAAAGATTCTGTAGCGCATCTTCAGTTTTACAGTCATTACCATTGATTGAAAAGATATCGCCCCAAATAGTGACGTGCAAACGATCATCGCTATATTCGTAGCACGCTATATGCTCAACATTTTTAAGCATGTGCTGATAGTGCTGCGAAACAAAATAACTATGTTTATCGCCTGCTACATTCGCAAAGCAATCATGATCTTCTGCTACTTGGTCTGGGCTAATAAAACCGATCATACCGGGCATACTAAGAACCTCGAATAAAACTGTAAAACTTGAGTAGTTGCGGTGTAATTGCGATTAAGTAACCTACACAAATAAGCACAAACAAATATACTGGAGCTAATATTAATAATGGCTGTATAAGTAATAACAACAAGGCTGCTATCGCAAAAAATGCTATGCATGCTGGCCCGAGTGCGGCAGCAAACTGGAAAAAAGACAAACCACTAATAGGCTTAATAAGAAGTTTCCAGTGCAGTAAAAATAATAAAACCTGTAACGCAACCAGCGCTTGCACCATTACCGTAATACCTTCATTAATTGAAAGTACGATAACTAAGGGACGCACAATTGTTACTGCAATATTCCACCAAAAACCACGTTTTACTTCACCACTAGCACGCAACAGCACACCGATAGGGTTCATCATAGATATGATAAGCATATATAAGCCAAGCCAACGAAGAAGCTCAGCATGTTCCAGCCACTCATTTCCATAAGCCATTCCTAAAATAAACTCAGGGAATAGAGCAACTAAAGAGTACAAAGGTATATTGATTAAGCTAAGTAGCCTAATCACCATGCCATATAAAATAGCTAAGCTATGCGTTTCTTTATGTTTAACAATAAGCGGGAAGGCCACTTTATTTACCACTGGATTAATCAATTGTAATGCAGGTCTAAATACAAGGGCTTTAACGTAAGCATAAATACCAAGAACTTCTGGCCCTAGTAATTTACCGATCAGCAACTGATCAAGCTGGGCACTTATAAAGTTTACGAAGCTCTCACCTGTTTGATATAGACCATACTTAATTGGTGCGATAATGCTGTTTAAACTTAACTTGCTAAACCCAGGCCTTAAAAGAGGGAAGCCAACTAAAAAGCAGGTACTTAAAAGCAGAGCATTCAGCAATTGAGAAAACACAACTGACTCTAATCTCAAATCAACTGCTAACAATATAATTAATGCTATAAAACTTGCCACACTGGCGAATACTTCAATTTTGGCAATACTATTAAAGTGCATTTTTTGCTGTAACAAGGCTAACTGCTGCTGCCCTAAACTGCGAATAAAAAATACCGGAGACAAATAACATAACAACAAAGACAGTTGTGGCATGTTAAAGAAAGACGCAGTAGGCACAGCCATCATAAGCACTAGCAAAGAAATAACGATACCTAAAATTACATTGACTAGGTATAACTGGTTGAGTTGTGATTTTTCTAACTGTTTATGGAATATCAAGGCGTTTGAAATGCCTGCATCGCCAAAGATTTGGGCAAACCCTACCACCAACTGTATAATTGCCAGTACACCGAGCTCTGCTGGCGTTAAGAACCTAGCAAGTACAACTAGCTGCGCTAACTGAAGGCCACCTTTAATAAGTGTGGCAGAGGCAGTCCAAGATACGCCAGATACAGCATCACGTGCGACACTCATACTAATTTATCCATGGAGCTGCTCTAACATATTGCGCCATTTAGGTGCTAATGCTTGCTCAGTAAAATGTTGGTTCATCAAGTCAGGGTTACGGTTATTATCTTTGCTAATTAAATTATTTAGCTCTGAATAACTCATGCTGGCTACTTCATCAGTTTTGTAAATTTCAAAGCCAAGCTCAGTTAAGTAGTTATAACTAGATGTGTCTGAAAGCAAAAACATGGGTTTACCCATTAATAACATGGCATATGCAACATATAACCCTTGTTGACGATGTTGAGCGAACACCGTTAAATGCACATCATTTAGTAATTTATCGTAGTCTTGCTTGTTAAGCATTTCAGTGATAGCAATAAATTTATCACCAAATAGTGTCGTTGCATGTTTAACCACTTCATCAATGTAACTTTGCTCACCACCATAATTAAGTGGCATGATAATTTCGATATTTTCATTGGCCAAATGAGCAAGCTTGTTTAAAGCGTCAATATGGTTATTACTCGCTGATGCCGAATTACCTACGAGTATTTTAAGTGGTTTTTCAGACGTTAATTGCTCGCGGTCTTGTTCAACTTTCATCCCGATGAGTGGATATGGCAGCACTTTAACATTTCGCTTAAATAATACGTGTTGAGCAAGTTTTGCATCACCTTTATTTAAAGCAAATACTTGCTTATATCGGTTAATCACTAATGCATGTAAAACATGGACGACACGTTCTTTTATGGTGCGCTTCGGCCTTGTATGACGATAGAGCTCAGCCCCCCAAAGTACACAACTACAGCGTTTTGTGACCGAACTAAGCAAGAGTTTTTTCCAAACATGCATGTCAAAAGAGCCGTGAAATACTATTTGGTCTTCTTTAGCTGTACTCTCAAGCAAAGCAAAAAGCTCTGCATTATTCTTATAATTTACAAAGTTTGGAATCGATTCGGGTGTTTTAACCCAAAACAATTGTTCAGCGTCAGGTCTACATTGTTGTTCAAAAAATTGTTGCATCGGTTTATAGTGATGCGGCGTATCAGCAAAGATATGGATTATACGTTTTGTCATATCGATTATTTAGTTTGGTAGGCTGCTAGGAAAGATTTTTCATGCGCAAGTAAGCCATCTTCTCGCGCTTTAATATATTTTGCAGGCTGACCTGCGTAAATCCCCCAAGCAGCTAAAGAACGATTCACCATAGTTAATGCGCCAACAGCAACACCTTGCTCTAACGTAACACCTGGTAAAATAACACTGCCACTTCCAACAATTACATGCTTAGCTAGTGTTACAGGGGCATGTTCAACGTTAGTAAACTCACTATCAATAGTCGGGTTAGTTAAAAAAGCCCCTGAATAATCATCACTGCTTGAGTAGATAGCAACCCTTGAAGAAATATTACAAAAATCGGCCAATTGAATATGCCCAGCGCCAATAAGGCAGCTGTATACGGCAAGATGAATATGACTGCCTAATGTAATACCGCCCTCTCCAGCAGAGAGAACACAAAAATCATCGATGCGGACGTTGTCGCCTATAGAGATTCTTGAAGCACCGTAAATAGACGCTTTTTTTGATATTTTTACGTTCTCACCGAGTTTTGAAAGACCCAGGCTGAGTAATTCATCTCGCGTATAAATTGCCATCTAGCTTCCTATTAAATGGGTGTATATCAACAACTGCTTTCAAGTGCTGAAATTAAACTACTGCAAATCTGTTCAACGCCTTCTAATGTCAAATCAGTAAACATAGGTAAACATAAAATTCGTAAACTTAACTCATTACCATGTGGCGTGCTGCCCTGCATTCCATAAGCAGGGACTGTAGATAAGCTCGGATAAAAATAGCGTCTTGTTTGAATACCTTGTTCGAGCAACTTAGTCTGTACTTGTAACAATTGTTGTTCACTTTTAAGGACTACAGGCATATATGCACCATTATTTACACCTTGAGGGTGCCAAGCCTGTAAACTCAATAGGCCTTGCTCTGCAGTCGCTTTTAAAAGTAGATGGTAATGAGTAACAAGGTCACGCCTTTTCTGGGTTATCTCAGTAACATGCTCGAATACAGATAACCCCATAGCAGCGTGCATTTCGCTCATTTTAGCATTAATACCAACCAGTTCTGGGTATAGTTTTGCATCAAAACCAAAGTTAATTAATTGCTTTGCTTTTAAATAATCAGATTCATGCTTAAAGATGATGGCACCGCCTTCCACGCTATGGAACAACTTTGTAGCGTGTAGGCTTAACGTTGCTACATCACCATGATCAAGCACCGTTTTCCCATCAATATCGCTCGCAAAAGCATGAGCAGCATCATATATAACTTTTAAGTTATATTCTTTTGCTTTGTTCTCTATCGCCTCTACATCGCATGGGTTACCAAAAACATGCACAGCTAAAACCGCTGTCGCACTATTAAGCTGTGAATGCGTTGCTTTATTAATATCTAAATTATAAGTACGTGGGTCTATATCAATAAACTCGGGGGTAATACCCGCAAACTTGAGAGAACTTGCTGTTGCAGCAAATGAGAAAGGTGTGGTTAATACCGTTCCTTTAGTATCTAATGCAGCAAATGCGACTTGCAATGCTAATGTGCCGTTAGCAACCAATAGTAAATATTCAACACCTAAATATTCTGCTAGTTGTTGCTCAAATTGCTGCAAACACGGGCCATTATTTGTTAACCAGCAGCGTTCAAATACACCATCAATTTGCGCTTTGTACGCGTCGATTGAAGGCAAAAACGGTTTTACTATTGGATACTTCACTCATCATGCTCACAAAACAAAAACAGTGTCGAAGTGTAGCAAACAACGATTACAGGGGCTAGCGGAGAAAGGAATTTTTGATTAATAGCAATCCGCAATAATACTTAACCTTTTTAGGGATAAAACCTGTCGCCTCCTAGATTAACAATTTCTCATTTAGAGCAAGTAAACGTTATACATAAAAAAAGCGAGCCAAGGGCTCGCTTTTTTAAAACCATAGCTGGTTATGTACTAAATACTTATTAGTAAGTTAATACACGGTCAGCTGAAGCTTTGTGGTAGTAAACACCTTTAACACCGATGTTGCTAGATGGAGCATTAACAACTACGTTTACGTGTGCGTTACCAGTGATGCCTGACTCTTTAGCAAATGCAGCAACTTCTAGGCTGATGTTTGTTACAGAGTTAGCAGCAGCCATTTGAGTAAGCTCTTTAGTGTAAGTTTTACCTTCAGCTTTAAGAGTTACAGTGATTGCACCTTCAACAGAACCACGGTTAGCAACAGTGATTGACTGAGCGTACTCAGAACCGAAAGGCATAAGCTCGATGTCGTCAGTTGAACCATCAAGAGACCAAGAACCAGCAGAAGCTGTAGCTAAAGCAACTGTAGTAGATGCATCAGCAACTGTTGAATCAATAGTGAATGATTGTGGAGCTTTAAGTACTGAACCACCATTCGCTTGACCGATTACTTTGAAAGTTAAAGTTGAAGAAGCAGCAGGAAGAGTTGTATCTTTAACTGTTAACTCGTTTAAACCAGTATTGATTGAGAATGAAGCTGAAGTGAAACCAGTTGTAGTGATTGCGTTAGCAAGCTCAGCTGGCTCAACAGTACCGTCTTCGTCACCACCGTTTGCTTTAAGATCGTAGTCAGCTAGGTAAGAGAAATCACCTTTAATTACGTGAGTTTCTTTAGTGAAAGTAAGTGCATCAACAGC
The nucleotide sequence above comes from Pseudoalteromonas shioyasakiensis. Encoded proteins:
- a CDS encoding TDP-N-acetylfucosamine:lipid II N-acetylfucosaminyltransferase, with protein sequence MTKRIIHIFADTPHHYKPMQQFFEQQCRPDAEQLFWVKTPESIPNFVNYKNNAELFALLESTAKEDQIVFHGSFDMHVWKKLLLSSVTKRCSCVLWGAELYRHTRPKRTIKERVVHVLHALVINRYKQVFALNKGDAKLAQHVLFKRNVKVLPYPLIGMKVEQDREQLTSEKPLKILVGNSASASNNHIDALNKLAHLANENIEIIMPLNYGGEQSYIDEVVKHATTLFGDKFIAITEMLNKQDYDKLLNDVHLTVFAQHRQQGLYVAYAMLLMGKPMFLLSDTSSYNYLTELGFEIYKTDEVASMSYSELNNLISKDNNRNPDLMNQHFTEQALAPKWRNMLEQLHG
- a CDS encoding acyltransferase; this encodes MAIYTRDELLSLGLSKLGENVKISKKASIYGASRISIGDNVRIDDFCVLSAGEGGITLGSHIHLAVYSCLIGAGHIQLADFCNISSRVAIYSSSDDYSGAFLTNPTIDSEFTNVEHAPVTLAKHVIVGSGSVILPGVTLEQGVAVGALTMVNRSLAAWGIYAGQPAKYIKAREDGLLAHEKSFLAAYQTK
- a CDS encoding DegT/DnrJ/EryC1/StrS family aminotransferase — protein: MKYPIVKPFLPSIDAYKAQIDGVFERCWLTNNGPCLQQFEQQLAEYLGVEYLLLVANGTLALQVAFAALDTKGTVLTTPFSFAATASSLKFAGITPEFIDIDPRTYNLDINKATHSQLNSATAVLAVHVFGNPCDVEAIENKAKEYNLKVIYDAAHAFASDIDGKTVLDHGDVATLSLHATKLFHSVEGGAIIFKHESDYLKAKQLINFGFDAKLYPELVGINAKMSEMHAAMGLSVFEHVTEITQKRRDLVTHYHLLLKATAEQGLLSLQAWHPQGVNNGAYMPVVLKSEQQLLQVQTKLLEQGIQTRRYFYPSLSTVPAYGMQGSTPHGNELSLRILCLPMFTDLTLEGVEQICSSLISALESSC